The Populus trichocarpa isolate Nisqually-1 chromosome 2, P.trichocarpa_v4.1, whole genome shotgun sequence genome has a window encoding:
- the LOC7462865 gene encoding kinesin-like protein KIN-4A, with the protein MEAPSSPSSSPSPSPSPSPASNGGENCCVKVALHIRPLIADERAQGCKDCVTVVSGKPQVQIGTHAFTFDHVYGSSGTPSSAMFGECIGPLVDGLFQGYNATVLAYGQTGSGKTYTMGTGFKDGCQMGIIPQVMNVLFSKIETLKHQIEFQLHVSFIEILKEEVRDLLDPTTLNKSDTANGHGGKVNLPGKPPIQIRETSNGVITLAGSTEVSVSSFKEMATCLEQGSLSRATGSTNMNNQSSRSHAIFTITLEQMRKLNPVFPGDSNPNDSMNEEYLCAKLHLVDLAGSERAKRTGSDGMRFKEGVHINKGLLALGNVISALGDDKRRKEGVHVPYRDSKLTRLLQDSLGGNSRTVMIACISPADINAEETLNTLKYANRARNIQNKPVVNRDPMSSEMLKMRQQLEYLQAELFARGGCSSDEVQVLKERIAWLEAANEDLCRELHDYRSRCTAVEQRETDAQDGSICSVKTDGLKRSLHSIESPDYQMGETISGDSRDIDEEVAKEWEHTLLQNTMDKELHELNRRLEEKESEMKLFGGVDTAALKQHFGKKIMELEDEKRAVQQERDRLLAEIENLSAGSDGQKLQDIHAQKLKTLEAQILDLKKKEENQVQLLKQKQKSDEAAKRLQDEIQSMKAQKVQLQHRIKQEAEQFRQWKASREKELLQLRKEGRRNEYERHKLQAINQRQKMVLQRKTEEAAMATKRLKELLEARKSSARDSSAISNGNGANGQSNEKSLQRWLDHELEVMVNVHEVRFEYEKQSQVRAALAEELVVLKQVDEFASKGLSPPRGKNGFARASSMSPNARTARISSLENMLSITSNSLVAMASQLSEAEERERAFTNRGRWNQLRSMGDAKNLLQYMFNSLGDARCQLWEKEMEMKEMKEQFKELVGLLQQSEAQRKEFEKELKLREHALAVALATAASAGQEQRNSHNSLKHSNDDMSGPLSPVSVPAQKQLKYTPGIANGSVRETAAFIDQTRKMVPLGQLSMRKLAVVGQGGKLWRWKRSHHQWLLQFKWKWQKPWRLSELIRHSDETVMRAKPRLQVLPRKV; encoded by the exons ATGGAAgctccttcttctccttcttcttctccttctccttctccttctccttctcctgcTTCTAACGGAGGAGAGAATTGCTGTGTTAAAGTTGCTCTTCATATAAGACCGCTCATCGCCGATGAGCGAGCTCAAGGCTGTAAAGATTGCGTCACTGTTGTCTCTGGAAAGCCTCAG GTACAAATAGGCACACATGCATTTACTTTTGATCATGTTTATGGGAGCAGTGGCACTCCTTCGTCTGCTATGTTTGGAGAATGTATTGGCCCATTAGTTGATGGTTTATTCCAAGGATATAATGCGACTGTTCTTGCTTATGGTCAG ACGGGATCTGGGAAGACATATACAATGGGCACAGGCTTCAAAGATGGTTGCCAAATGGGAATAATTCCTCAAGTCATGAATGTTCTATTCAGCAAGATTGAAACTTTAAAGCATCAAATTGAATTCCAATTGCATGTTTCTTTCATTGAG ATTCTGAAAGAAGAAGTGCGAGATTTGCTGGATCCCACCACTTTGAACAAATCAGATACTGCAAATGGGCACGGAGGGAAAGTAAATCTCCCAGGAAAACCACCAATACAAATTCGTGAAACATCAAATGGTGTTATAACACTGGCAGGATCTACAGAAGTGAGTGTTAGTTCATTTAAAGAAATGGCCACTTGCCTAGAACAAGGATCTTTGAGCAGGGCAACAGGAAGCACAAATATGAACAATCAATCGAG TCGTTCACATGCCATCTTTACCATCACCCTAGAGCAAATGCGTAAGCTCAATCCAGTTTTCCCTGGTGATAGCAATCCAAATGACAGTATGAATGAAGAGTATCTATGTGCAAAGTTGCATTTAGTAGATCTTGCTGGATCTGAGCGTGCGAAGAGGACTGGTTCAGATGGCATGCGTTTTAAGGAAG GAGTTCATATCAATAAGGGCCTTCTTGCACTTGGTAACGTTATCAGTGCACTTGGTGATGATAAAAGGCGAAAAGAAGGTGTTCATGTGCCCTATCGGGACAGTAAATTGACTCGGCTTCTGCAG GACTCCCTTGGTGGTAACAGCAGAACTGTTATGATAG CCTGCATTAGTCCAGCTGATATCAATGCTGAGGAAACCCTCAACACCTTAAAGTATGCAAATCGTGCCCGCAACATCCAAAACAAGCCTGTT GTTAACAGAGACCCAATGTCCAGTGAGATGCTAAAGATGCGCCAACAACTTGAGTATTTGCAGGCGGAACTTTTTGCCCGAGGAGGATGCTCTTCCGATGAAGTTCAG GTTCTTAAGGAAAGGATTGCTTGGCTTGAAGCTGCCAATGAGGACCTTTGTCGCGAACTTCATGATTACCGCAGCAGATGCACTGCTGTGGAGCAGCGTGAAACAGACGCTCAA GATGGCAGTATCTGTTCTGTGAAAACTGATGGGCTCAAAAGGAGCTTGCATAGTATAGAGTCTCCAGATTATCAAATGGGTGAAACTATTTCTG GTGACTCCAGGGATATTGATGAAGAAGTAGCGAAAGAGTGGGAGCACACACTTTTGCAGAATACAATGGACAAAGAATTGCATGAACTGAACAGACGTTTGGAGGAGAAAGAG TCAGAGATGAAACTTTTTGGAGGGGTTGACACTGCAGCTCTCAAGCAGCACTTTGGCAAGAAAATCATGGAATTAGAGGATGAAAAAAGAGCCGTGCAG CAAGAGAGGGACCGTCTGCTGGctgaaattgaaaatctttCTGCTGGTTCTGATGGGCAAAAATTGCAAGATATCCATGCCCAGAAATTAAAAACTCTCGAGGCACAG ATTCTGGATcttaagaagaaagaagagaaccAAGTTCAGCTtttgaagcaaaaacaaaaaagtgatGAAGCAGCAAAGCGGTTACAAGATGAAATTCAATCTATGAAGGCACAAAAG GTTCAGTTGCAACATAGGATCAAACAAGAGGCTGAGCAATTTCGACAGTGGAAGGCCTCTCGAGAAAAGGAACTGCTGCAG TTACGGAAGGAAGGTAGAAGAAATGAATATGAAAGGCATAAGCTACAAGCTATAAACCAGCGCCAGAAAATG GTTCTTCAAAGAAAGACAGAAGAGGCTGCAATGGCCACCAAAAGGTTAAAAGAGCTGCTTGAAGCTCGAAAATCTTCTGCACGAGACAGCTCAG CTATCTCCAATGGAAATGGAGCAAATGGTCAG AGCAATGAAAAATCCTTGCAACGTTGGCTTGATCATGAGCTAGAGGTCATGGTAAATGTGCATGAAGTTCGCTTTGAATATGAGAAGCAAAGCCAAGT GCGAGCTGCACTTGCAGAAGAGTTGGTGGTGTTGAAGCAAGTAGATGAGTTTGCTTCAAAAGGATTAAGTCCTCCACGAGGAAAGAATGGATTTGCTAG GGCATCTTCTATGTCACCAAATGCGAGAACGGCCAGAATATCATCCCTTGAAAACATGTTGAGCATAACATCTAATTCACTTGTAGCAATGGCTTCACAACTTTCAGAAGCAGAAGAGCGAGAGCGTGCATTTACCAACCGTGGACGTTGGAATCAGCTTCGTTCAATGGGAGATGCGAAGAATTTGCTCCAGTATATGTTTAATTCTCTGGGAGATGCAAG GTGTCAACTATGGGAGAAGGAAatggaaatgaaagaaatgaaagaacaattcaaagaacttgtagGTCTATTGCAACAAAGTGAAGcacaaagaaaagaatttgaGAAGGAGCTAAAATTGAGAGAGCATGCACTTGCAGTTGCTTTGGCTACTGCAGCCTCT GCTGGACAAGAACAGAGGAACTCCCACAATTCACTGAAACACTCGAATGATGACATGAGTGGTCCACTGTCTCCAGTGTCTGTGCCAGCACAGAAACAGCTAAAATATACGCCAGGAATTGCTAATGGTTCAGTCAGAGAGACAGCAGCATTCATTGATCAGACTAGAAAG
- the LOC7472685 gene encoding SUMO-conjugating enzyme SCE1 codes for MSGGGIARGRLAEERKAWRKNHPHGFVAKPDNAPDGSLDLMMWKCIIPGKPGTDWEGGYFPLTLHFSEDYPSKPPKCKFPQGFFHPNVYPSGTVCLSILNEDYGWRPAITVKQILIGIQDLLDQPNPSDPAQTDGYQLFVQDPAEYRRRVRQQAKLYPPTL; via the exons ATGTCAGGAGGAGGCATAGCTCGTGGTCGTCTTGCTGAAGAGAGAAAGGCATGGCGTAAGAATCACCCTCAC ggttttgtggCTAAGCCTGATAATGCTCCAGATGGTTCTCTAGATTTGATGATGTGGAAGTGCATTATACCTGGCAAACCCGGG ACTGATTGGGAGGGTGGCTACTTCCCCCTCACTCTTCATTTCAGTGAGGACTACCCAAGCAAACCTCCAAAGTGCAAGTTCCCCCAAGGTTTCTTCCACCCTAATGTCTACCCTTCAGGAACTGTGTGCTTATCTATCCTCAATGAGGACTAT GGCTGGAGACCAGCCATTACAGTGAAGCAAATATTAATTGGCATTCAGGATTTGCTTGATCAACCAAATCCTTCTGATCCTGCACAAACTGATGGCTATCAGCTTTTTGtccag GACCCTGCTGAGTACAGGAGAAGGGTGCGCCAACAAGCCAAGCTATACCCACCTACGCTCTGA
- the LOC18096297 gene encoding UDP-glucose flavonoid 3-O-glucosyltransferase 7, which yields MDSEEKQIHVMFLPYLAPGHMMPMVDMARLLAGNGLKVTIITTTMNAAQFKNAIDRDIKSGRQISLATLRFPSIEAGLPEGCENLSSTTTPEMTLKLFHGIELLQPHIKMILQKHRPDCIASDYLFPWTVDVAIELGIPRLAFNGSGFFNLCVANSIDCHQPHNNVTSETEQFVIPGLPDKVTITRSQLPDIVKGENEVFSALFDKLKEAERKSFGVLMNSFYELEPAYADHFRKVTGIKAWHLGPVSLFNRNADDRLERGGKTSIRKHSCLDWLESKKPKSVLYICFGSLTRFSKIQISEIASALEESRHSFIWAVGKILKSDNEDNNLDRQQDWWLPEEYEDRLKNSGKGLIIKGWAPQLLILEHPAIGGFLTHCGWNSILEGVCAGQPMVTWPIFAEQFYNEKLITQVLKLGVPVGNETWKVWANEDSPLINRDKIEKAVRIVMGDTDEAIEMRKQASRLAAFAKMTIEEGGSSSNDLKALIEDIRTYKHATGRGESR from the coding sequence ATGGAttcagaagaaaaacaaattcatgtaATGTTCCTTCCCTACCTGGCACCAGGCCACATGATGCCAATGGTGGACATGGCTAGGCTATTAGCCGGAAATGGATTAAAGGTCACCATAATCACCACCACCATGAATGCCGCTCAGTTTAAGAATGCTATTGATCGGGATATCAAATCCGGTCGACAGATTTCGTTGGCAACTCTCCGTTTCCCTAGCATAGAAGCTGGTTTACCTGAAGGCTGCGAAAATTTATCCTCCACAACGACCCCTGAAATGACTTTGAAGCTGTTTCACGGCATAGAATTGCTGCAAccacatattaaaatgatcttgCAGAAGCACCGCCCTGACTGCATTGCCTCTGATTATCTCTTCCCATGGACTGTTGATGTTGCCATTGAACTTGGCATACCGAGGCTTGCCTTTAATGGCAGTGGATTCTTCAATCTTTGTGTTGCAAACAGCATTGATTGTCATCAACCTCACAACAATGTCACATCTGAGACAGAACAATTTGTCATCCCAGGCTTGCCAGACAAAGTAACCATTACAAGATCACAACTACCGGATATTGTCAAAGGCGAAAACGAAGTTTTCTCTGCTTTGTTTGATAAACTGAAGGAGGCTGAGAGGAAGAGCTTTGGAGTGTTGATGAATAGCTTTTATGAGTTAGAACCAGCCTATGCTGATCATTTCAGAAAAGTCACTGGAATCAAGGCGTGGCACTTGGGTCCTGTATCTCTGTTCAATAGAAATGCTGATGATAGACTAGAAAGAGGTGGCAAGACTTCAATACGTAAACATAGCTGCCTGGATTGGCTGGAATCCAAGAAACCAAAGTCCGTTCTCTACATTTGTTTCGGAAGCCTGACCAGATTTAGCAAGATTCAAATATCAGAAATTGCTAGTGCACTTGAAGAGTCGAGGCACTCTTTCATTTGGGCTGTAGGAAAAATCCTGAAATCTGACAACGAAGATAACAACCTGGATCGGCAGCAGGACTGGTGGCTGCCAGAAGAGTATGAAGACAGGTTGAAGAACAGTGGCAAAGGATTGATTATAAAGGGATGGGCCCCGCAGCTGCTAATACTGGAGCACCCAGCAATTGGAGGGTTTTTAACTCACTGCGGCTGGAACTCTATTCTTGAAGGCGTTTGTGCCGGTCAGCCCATGGTCACATGGCCAATTTTTGCAGAGCAGTTTTACAATGAGAAGCTCATAACTCAGGTGCTTAAATTAGGAGTGCCAGTTGGCAATGAGACTTGGAAAGTGTGGGCAAATGAGGACTCACCATTGATTAACAGAGACAAAATAGAGAAGGCAGTGAGAATTGTTATGGGTGACACAGATGAGGCAATTGAGATGAGGAAACAAGCAAGTAGACTAGCAGCATTCGCGAAGATGACAATTGAAGAGGGCGGATCGTCTTCTAATGACTTGAAAGCCCTAATTGAGGACATCAGAACGTACAAACACGCAACAGGACGCGGGGAATCAAGGTGA
- the LOC18096298 gene encoding uncharacterized protein LOC18096298 — protein MLVLLNVLLAGGAVVVASMLFALVVWRCYCFKDRRGIVDTIRNNRSASLQDGIAKLHQGSLHHQPDQLETKRRGNYYVFRRGVLTRPLFNWADHPVLITEAVENGWSRFGFTSYMSSPSTRSSLLGLCAAGDYGRETDTEISWEICQGSADFMQKIRLNSGLEKVNVSYPSLSAASVIRTTLPLPGPPLGNSSFPQEAYFEITVLYCHSNDQESVGKAKEGERAKLIQEKSNGKANSESLVHVNSSHRISKIEELKLAGKDDCQGSAVLLSVGLTIGGSLPLKLPGSYPGSIGFNSNGSLYLDGMELVFESEKADWARTDKVIGCGFDPRQKQVFFTVDGELLHVVHCKSEEFGTPLYPAIAANNDILVLVNFGQSAFSYAQANAQRTPNPCFIGPPAKSPSLGYEDSKELFSMGRLDSQWLNRSTTTKGSHVNEANNQGVDFDDESEADLFEIVLDNGTGRSPNTRI, from the exons atgcTCGTGTTGTTGAATGTTTTGTTGGCAGGGGGTGCTGTTGTAGTTGCTTCAATGCTTTTTGCGTTGGTAGTCTGGCGATGTTATTGTTTCAAAGACCGTAGAGGTATTGTTGATACGATAAGAAACAATAGAAGTGCGAGCTTGCAGGATGGGATTGCAAAGCTTCACCAAGGGAGTCTACATCATCAACCTGATCAATTAGAAACCAAAAGAAGAggaaattattatgtttttcgtCGCGGGGTTCTTACAAGACCTTTGTTCAATTGGGCTGATCATCCGGTGCTTATTACCGAAGCAGTCGAAAATGGATGGTCTAGATTTGGTTTTACAAGCTACATGTCATCTCCTTCCACGCGATCATCCCTGTTAGGCTTATGTGCGGCTGGTGATTATGGAAGAGAAACAGATACAGAGATAAGCTGGGAAATTTGTCAAGGATCAGCTGATTTCATGCAAAAGATAAGGCTGAATTCTGGGTTAGAGAAGGTTAATGTAAGCTATCCTTCTCTGTCTGCTGCTTCGGTAATTAGAACTACTTTGCCTTTACCAGGGCCTCCATTAGGGAACTCATCTTTTCCTCAAGAGGCCTATTTTGAGATCACGGTTTTGTATTGTCATAGCAATGATCAGGAATCTGTTGGCAAAGCTAAGGAAGGTGAGAGGGCTAAACTCATTCAAGAAAAATCTAATGGAAAAGCAAATTCGGAATCTTTAGTACATGTAAATAGCAGCCACAGAATCAgcaaaattgaagaattgaagCTTGCTGGTAAAGATGATTGTCAAGGTTCAGCAGTATTGCTATCTGTTGGGCTCACTATTGGAGGCTCTCTTCCTTTGAAACTTCCTGGAAGCTATCCAGGATCAATTGGATTTAACTCTAATGGTTCTCTCTATCTTGATG GCATGGAACTTGTGTTTGAATCCGAGAAAGCAGATTGGGCAAGAACAGATAAAGTAATTGGCTGTGGATTTGATCCTAGGCAAAAACAAGTGTTTTTCACAGTAGATGGAGAGCTGCTACATGTAGTTCATTGCAAATCAGAGGAATTCGGGACACCCCTTTACCCAGCAATTGCAGCAAACAATGACATATTGGTTCTTGTCAATTTTGGACAAAGTGCCTTTAGTTATGCACAAGCAAATGCTCAAAGAACACCAAATCCTTGCTTCATTGGCCCTCCTGCAAAATCCCCTTCTCTGGGCTATGAGGATAGTAAAGAGCTCTTCTCAATGGGAAGACTTGACTCTCAGTGGCTCAATAGAAGCACCACCACTAAGGGCAGTCACGTCAATGAAGCTAATAATCAAGGAGTTGACTTCGATGACGAATCTGAGGctgatttatttgaaattgtctTGGATAATGGTACTGGAAGATCTCCGAACACCAGGATTTAG